The segment GCTTTGAGGCGGTAATAGCGATGCGACAGATCGGCGTGGCTGCTGGCGACTGCGGAATTAAGTGCTTCAACAACATCGTCCTCGACCTGGTTGGACAGGTTGCGCGCCGACACGGGGGTTGCGAATTTACGCAGCCGGTCGTCAATTTCCTTGTCCTTGGCCAGCGTATTGGTGATATGGGCCAAAAGCTTGATATTTTTGCCCAGCACATCGCCAATCGATTTTGCCGCTGCCTTGCGCTCCGCCACCTTGGTCGAAGACAGCATATTAGCAACATCCGACATGGTCAGTTCTTCGCCATTCATCGGGAAACGCAGATCGGCCATCGTCTGATCGAACAAACGCACCCATGCACTTGAACCGGCAACGCGGCGTTCATGCAGGACCTGTTCGACCTCGTCAGATAGCTGGTGCGGGCGGAAGGCACGGTTTTCATCAAGCCACGGGCGATAACGGCGAAGGGCGGCACTTTCGTCATATTTCGCCGAAAGCACATCTTCCTCGATCCGGTTGATTTCAAGCCCGAAGAATAGCGACAGGCTGGAAATGCCGGTCATTTCTTCCTGAACGGACTGATAGAACTGCCCGATGGCGGCGTCCGAGCTATCACCTGCATAAAGCAACTGCGCAAACGATCCGATCCGGCCACAGATTTCGCTAACGGCTTCGTATTCGGCAATCGCGGCGGCAAGTTCATCACCCGAAAGACCGGCAAGTTTGCCCTGATAGGTTTTCTGGAAGGCGTCTGAGCGGGATTTGGCATCATCAAGATCGCGCCGGATGGCCGGGTCTTTGGGATCGTTATAGAGATCAGTAAGATCCCAGGTCGGCAAATTCTTGTCGATCGCGTTCATTTGTCCTCCAGACAGTCGATTATGCAATCGGGCCTTTTGCATTCCAGCCCGAAACATCCATGCCCCGATATATGATGGCCGGGCGACCTGCGCCAGTGCCGATCACGGCTTTGCATTTACAGACACACCAAACAGGGCGAATTACAGATCAACAATAGCGTTTTGATCCCGCCTTGTGAAATCGCTAACATCGATGGATATCAATGAATTTTTCCGATGATGTGAAGTCGTACTCATTTGAACCGTTCAAACATCATTTTCCGGCTGCGTAACGAAGCAATCCCTGATAACTAAAACAATGGGGTCAGGTATATCCGTGATGGAAAGTCCGGACTTTTGAGATTCGTCGCCGACATTTGCGATCACTTTGCGGTGACAGACTTGAACAGTGACGCCAAGATCACTGTATGAAGGCAAGAGAAACGACAACAAGGCAAGGAAGCGTCATGACGAATTTGCAGGATTATGCCGATTGGCAGAACTTGCCGTCGATGTTTTTCAAACAGGCTGAAAAATACGGGGATGCACCATTCTTGTGGACCAAGGATGGTGAAGCGGGTGATTTTGTCCCGACAAGTTGGAATGACGCCGCCGATCAGGTGCGCGCGCTGGCACGGTCGCTATACAAAATTGGCGTCCGCCCCGGTGACCGGGTATTGCTGGTTTCGGAAAACCGCACCGAATGGGGCATTGCCGATCTGGCGATCATGTGTGTCGGCGCCCTGACCGTTCCGGCCTATACCACCAATACCGAGCGCGACCACCTGCACGCGATCGAAGACAGTGGTGCGGGCATTGCCATTATCTCGACCAAGAAACTCGCCCAGCCCTTCCTGCACGCAGCCCTTGATAGCGGGCGTTGCCGTCATGCCATCATGATGGAAGACTGGGGCCAAAGCTTTGTCGGCGATATCACCATAACCCGATGGGAAGATGTGATTTCGCAAGGTCGCGGACTGACAGACGACGTCGATGCATGGGTGTCGGAAATTGCGCGTGATCAACTGGCCTGCCTGATTTACACATCGGGTACGGGTGGGGCACCCAAGGGGGTGATGCTCAGCCACGGGGCGATCCTGTCAAACTGCATGGGTGCGTTTGACATCATCGAAACGCTCGGAATTGACGAAGAAGTCTTTTTGTCCTTCCTCCCGCTGTCGCATTCCTATGAACACACCGCAGGTCTTTATTTCCCGATGAGCATCGGCGCGCAGATTTACTACGCCGAAAGCCTTGATAAGCTTGCCGCAAATCTGGCCGAAGTGCGTCCGACAATCATGACGGCCGTTCCGCGTCTTTATGAAATGCTCTATCAGCGTATGAGCCGCATGGTCGAAAAGGAAGGCGGCTTTAAACAGAAGCTGTTTAACCTGACACTCAGGCTTGGTCGCAAAACCTATGAAAAAGAACCGCTTAACCTGATCGAGAAATTCCAGAATTTCATCTGCGAAATCCTGCTGCGCCGTAAATTGCGCCAGCGTTTCGGCGGCCGGATCAAGGCGATGGTATCGGGTGGTGGCCCGCTGAACTATGAACTCGGCGTCCTGTTTGTTTCATGCGGCATTCGCATTCTTCAGGGATACGGCCAAACCGAATTCGCCCCGGTTGTGTCGTGCAATCGTGCCGAAAACAATAAACTGCGTTCGGTTGGCCCGCCGATGGTCGGAGCCGAGGCAAAAATCGCAGATGACGGCGAAATCCTGCTACGCGGCGAAAGCATGATGAAGGGATACTGGAACCTGCCCGAAGTCACCGCCGCCGCCATCATTGATGGCTGGCTTCATACAGGTGATATCGGCAAGTTCGACGAAGAAGGCAGCCTTGTCATCACCGACCGCAAGAAGGACATCATCGTCAATTCCGGTGGCGATAATATCTCGCCGCAGCGGATAGAGGGCCTCCTGACCCTTGAAACCGAGATTTCACAAGCAATGGTTTACGGCGATGACAAGCCCTATCTGGTTGCTGTTCTCTGGCCCGATGACGATTTTATGCGTGAATTTGCCAAGGAAAACGGGATTGAAAACAATATCGATACCCTTGGCGAGAACGAGGAATTCCGCAAAAAAATCCGTGCTGCGGTCGATCATGTCAACGGACGCCTTTCGACCATAGAAAAGGTCCGAAGCTTTACCTTCGCCGAAAGTCCGTTCTCGATTGAAAACGAGATGCTGACACCATCCATGAAGATCCGTCGCCACAAGATCAAGGCGGCCTACGGTCAGGCGCTTGATACCCTGTATCAGCGCAAACGCGGCGGCCAATAAGCCAGGCCAATGGCAAACCATTCGCAGACAAAACCGACATTAACCCTGATCCGGGGCCTTCCCGGATCAGGGAAATCGACACTTGCCACAATGATTTGCGAAAAGACCGGCGCCATCCATCTCGAAGCCGATCAGTTCATGGTGGACCGCAACGGCGATTACCGGTTTGACGGTCGAAAACTGCGTGACGTCCATGCACGCTGCGAAACTGAATGCGATGCCTATCTATCCACCGGACAAGCCGTTGTTGTTTCCAACACATTTAGCGAAATCTGGGAGATGCAGGCTTATCTCGACATGGCAGAACGTCATGACGTGCCCCTACAGATCATCGAATGCCATGGACAGTTTCGCAATATCCACGGCGTCCCTGACGATAAAATCGATGCCATGCGCAAACGCTGGCAACAGCTTCCCGATCGTTATCGCTAGCCGCTCAATTCACGGTCGAGAAGACCTTTTTGAGAACATCCGTCGTCCAGCGCGCCGGGTCGTTACGGATATCGGCTTCCTGCTTTGCGATGTAATAAAACAGGCCATCCATCGCCTTGTTGGTCGCGTGATCGGAAAGTGATGCCTTGATGTCAGGCACCATCGGCAATGTGTCGTACTGTCCCATCATTTGATCGTAAAGCTGCAGCGCGCCGGTATCTGCCAATGCTTCGCCAATCACCGGTCTTAACCTGTTTTCGATATCGCCACCCGACACGCGGCGCAGATATTTTGTCGCCGCGTCTTCCGGCCCGTCGAGAATGCCCTTGGCATCTTCCAACGTCATTCTGCTGACGGCATCGGCCAAAATATCACCGGCATCCCGCATCGTCTGTTCGGCGGCGCGGTTCATTCGCAATTCAATTTCCTCGCCATAACTGCCAAGCCCGGCGGCACTTAGCAACGATTGCGCATGTTTGACACTATCAGGCAGCGGAATATGCGCCACCGGGTCAGCATTGAAGCCATCCGTCACGCCAAGATCGGTGGTGACAACCTCAACCCCCTTATCAAGCGCCTGACGCAGGGCATCGGAAACCGTTTCGTCCGAAAGCCCCGCCATTGATGCCGAACTGCCGCCCGAACCGCTGCTGGTCGTGTTGTTCCCCGTCACGCTACCTAGTGCTTCCTTGGCCTTGTCAAAAAAGGATTGCGCCGACGCATCGACCGATATTCCGGCGATCAGAGCCAAAAAAGAGGCTGATACAATCAGGCGGGTAAAGGTGGTGGATTTCGGTGGCTGTGCTCGCATGGATGTCCCCTTGGTTTTGATATTTTCACCATCCTGCAAGCAGATCATGGCCTTGAAAAGACAAAACCCCGATCAATGACCGGGGTTTTGCAACATTTCAAATTCAGGCTGTTAGATCAGTCGACCAGTTCGACTTTCTTGCCATTCAGCAGCAACTGACCGCCTTCGGCCGAAACCGGAATGGTATCGCCATCCTTGACCGTTCCTTCAAGGATCTGCATCGCCAGCGGGTTTTGCAGATAGCGTTGAACAACACGTTTAAGCGGGCGCGCACCATAGACCGGATCATATCCCTTGTCGGCCAGCCAGCTTTTGGCGAACTCGTCGAGTTGCAGGGTGATCTTGCGATCAAACAGCAGCTTTTCAAGGCGACCAAGCTGGATATCGACAATCGTGTCCATCTGGGCACGTTTCAAACGATGGAACAGAAGGACTTCATCCAGCCGATTCAGGAATTCCGGACGGAACGATGCCCGCACGACTTCCATGACCTGACTGCGCAATTCGCTGCTATCGTGACCTTCTTCCTGATTGGCCAGAATGTCGGCCCCCAGGTTCGAGGTCAGGATAATCAGCGTATTGCGGAAGTCGACCGTACGTCCCTGCCCGTCAGTCAAACGACCTTCGTCAAGGACCTGCAACAGAACGTTGAACACATCGGGGTGGGCTTTTTCGACCTCGTCAAACAGAACCACCTGATAGGGACGCCGCCGCACCGCCTCGGTCAGCGAACCGCCTTCCTCGTACCCGACATAGCCCGGAGGCGCACCGATCAGGCGTGCCACCGCATGCTTTTCCATGAATTCCGACATATCAATGCGGACCATGGCCTGTTCATCATCAAACAGGAACTGCGCAAGCGCCTTGGTCAATTCGGTTTTACCAACACCGGTCGGACCAAGGAACAGGAACGATCCCATCGGCCGGTTCGGATCCTGCAACCCGGCACGTGCACGCCGTACCGCATTCGAGATCGACCGAACGGCTTCATCCTGACCAACGACG is part of the Thalassospira lucentensis genome and harbors:
- a CDS encoding AMP-dependent synthetase/ligase gives rise to the protein MTNLQDYADWQNLPSMFFKQAEKYGDAPFLWTKDGEAGDFVPTSWNDAADQVRALARSLYKIGVRPGDRVLLVSENRTEWGIADLAIMCVGALTVPAYTTNTERDHLHAIEDSGAGIAIISTKKLAQPFLHAALDSGRCRHAIMMEDWGQSFVGDITITRWEDVISQGRGLTDDVDAWVSEIARDQLACLIYTSGTGGAPKGVMLSHGAILSNCMGAFDIIETLGIDEEVFLSFLPLSHSYEHTAGLYFPMSIGAQIYYAESLDKLAANLAEVRPTIMTAVPRLYEMLYQRMSRMVEKEGGFKQKLFNLTLRLGRKTYEKEPLNLIEKFQNFICEILLRRKLRQRFGGRIKAMVSGGGPLNYELGVLFVSCGIRILQGYGQTEFAPVVSCNRAENNKLRSVGPPMVGAEAKIADDGEILLRGESMMKGYWNLPEVTAAAIIDGWLHTGDIGKFDEEGSLVITDRKKDIIVNSGGDNISPQRIEGLLTLETEISQAMVYGDDKPYLVAVLWPDDDFMREFAKENGIENNIDTLGENEEFRKKIRAAVDHVNGRLSTIEKVRSFTFAESPFSIENEMLTPSMKIRRHKIKAAYGQALDTLYQRKRGGQ
- a CDS encoding ATP-binding protein, which encodes MANHSQTKPTLTLIRGLPGSGKSTLATMICEKTGAIHLEADQFMVDRNGDYRFDGRKLRDVHARCETECDAYLSTGQAVVVSNTFSEIWEMQAYLDMAERHDVPLQIIECHGQFRNIHGVPDDKIDAMRKRWQQLPDRYR
- a CDS encoding DUF4197 domain-containing protein, coding for MRAQPPKSTTFTRLIVSASFLALIAGISVDASAQSFFDKAKEALGSVTGNNTTSSGSGGSSASMAGLSDETVSDALRQALDKGVEVVTTDLGVTDGFNADPVAHIPLPDSVKHAQSLLSAAGLGSYGEEIELRMNRAAEQTMRDAGDILADAVSRMTLEDAKGILDGPEDAATKYLRRVSGGDIENRLRPVIGEALADTGALQLYDQMMGQYDTLPMVPDIKASLSDHATNKAMDGLFYYIAKQEADIRNDPARWTTDVLKKVFSTVN